The Alkalibacter saccharofermentans DSM 14828 DNA window GCTTGATTCTTTTAGGCGTTCCTAGGTTATCTGGCATGATTGCAAACTTGTTTGATTATCAAGCAACTGATCCGGACGGCGCATATGCCTGGATATCAGTAAGACATATGTTTCAAGCCCTGATTTTTGTCATTTTTATTGTAGTTTTAAATATTTTTAAGCCGCTTGAATATGGTTTTGGCTGGGGCAACAAAGAAGTCGGCAAGAAATATGTTTTATCCTTTACAGTTATTTTCTGCGCAGGCTCATTTGTGTCACATTTATTGACGATTCTTACCAGCTCATTTCAACAATTCCCCTATCCCTTAACGGCGAGCAATATCATAGGGCAACTAAGTTTTCAGCTTTTATTATCAGGCCCGTCAGAGGAACTTATCTTTAGAGCGTTTGCGATTACAATGCTGGGAATTGTCATAAAGAATCGAGGGTTTAATGGAAAAGCCAGTGCAGCCAATATCATTGCTGCAGTTATTTTTGGATTGGCACACATGAGCTTTTCTTTTGCACCCTTCGCAGTTGTTTATAATCCGTTCCAAGTAGTCATGGCAACCGTACTGGGACTCTTTTATGGCGATTGTTATGAAAAATCTAAGAGTATGTATTATCCGATGATGATGCACAGTATTAGTAACATTGTGATGGTGGGTCTTACTATTATTGCTACATTTATTCTGTCCCGCTAAAGGACACCTGTTGAAAATGGTCAGAAAATCTTACCTCATGCTATGAATTATGGTTCGAGCATATTGATAGAACGATATAATTTATCCGAGTGTGACAATATGCTAAAAACAACACTTTAGCCAATAAACTACATCAAATTATGGCACAATAGAACTAAAAATCTATTCCAAGGAGTGAGGTTGTGAGACAGAAAACAGATTATATAATTAACCCTTTTGAGATTAATATCGATCCAATGGAACGGTTATTACTGGTGAATTTTGAAAAAGATCCAGATACAGTTTATGTTGCTTTTGAGCCTCAAGTATTCAATGATGATAAAAACGGAAAAGGCCATTTAGTCATCGGGTGGAGGACGGATGGTAAGGTAGATGTCTATCATCAGTCAAGCTTAAACCCCGACCCAAGAGGATATGACAACGTTGGCAAGGGATTGGTCAATATGGTTGAAGAGGAATTTTCTGAAGCATCTTATGAAGTCAATGATTTTGGAGCACAGGTATATTATCGATTTAAAGACATTAGTGATAGAGTTGTAATAATTAAAATCAAAGAAAATAATCCTAAAAGACGCAAGCCCTTTGGGTTGCTTGCTCCTATGGGTGATGTAGCCGAAAACCCTTCAGCACTGCCTTTGGTACTTTTACATGATTTTTATTTTGTGCGAAAAAAGCATACTGAAGTTGAGATAAGCATAGCTGGCAAAGAGCATAAACCTGATGAATTGCCTTTACCAATAGATGGAGCAAAGTTGCTTTATTCACGCTACAGCCCAAACCCGCTAATCGTCACCCTTAACCCTGCTACTGATGCTGAATTAAAACCTTTAGAAGTGAAACTCCAACAAAAGCAGATAAGTTGTGGAGAATATGATTTTGAAATGGAGTGGAATAATAATCAACCTGCTATAAAAAGTATTACCCGAAATAATAAAACTTACCCTGTTACATTACTTTTTAATAAGGCTTTTCCTGATATTAAAACTTTAGATGAAAATATTATATTGAAGGGAAGATTTAAGATTGAAGGGCATCCTTCCACAGGACTCATAGTTGGACACTATACCATTGAGAAAAAGAATGGTGAAACAAAGGTCATAATTATACCTTCAAGTGGGTGGAAACCATGCTATAGTAAGTTTTCACTTCTATTTCTGTACACAGTAGCTAAAATATTTAAGAAATGGCCTACCACATATGAATGGACAGCGAATATTCGAGAAAAAGAAAGTGGAAATCAATATATGCAGTCGGGGTGGAAAAGAATCTAAGTGAGCTTGGGCGTAAAGGGCATAACAATCTATTTCGTTCCGATGCTTCTATGGAATACATTGACGTCTTGCCTATAATTGATTGGAGCCTTCGTTATTATGCTCTGGCCTCCTTGCTGCTACTGCTAGCAATAACCGGAGCTAAAGTCTTAACTCAAGAAAAGGGAGTAAAAAGAGAGTATATTTTCCCAAAACAAATCGGTGGTGGCTACCACTGGCGAATATCAAGTTTTATTCCAAACCTACACATACAAAACGGGCTCTTGACTCAAGAATGAAAAGCACAGGGGACGGTTCCTGACGCTTTGCACTGTATAATATGGTAACAGCTTGTGAACTAACTTTTATGGCTAATCTTGGCATCTTATTCACCTGAAGTTGAAATCAACATATTGAAATTTAGAAAGCAATAGGAACCGTCCCTAGTGCTTATGCAGGTGTTGTCGATGGAAAACTCAATCAAGCGCATAAGCA harbors:
- a CDS encoding CPBP family intramembrane glutamic endopeptidase encodes the protein MNKVLKSILWVLFLSLILLGVPRLSGMIANLFDYQATDPDGAYAWISVRHMFQALIFVIFIVVLNIFKPLEYGFGWGNKEVGKKYVLSFTVIFCAGSFVSHLLTILTSSFQQFPYPLTASNIIGQLSFQLLLSGPSEELIFRAFAITMLGIVIKNRGFNGKASAANIIAAVIFGLAHMSFSFAPFAVVYNPFQVVMATVLGLFYGDCYEKSKSMYYPMMMHSISNIVMVGLTIIATFILSR